Sequence from the Molothrus aeneus isolate 106 chromosome 15, BPBGC_Maene_1.0, whole genome shotgun sequence genome:
CAGgagactgcaggagctgctggagcagagttTTTTCAGCTGAGAACACAAATCCACATCAAATTCTGACACCAGCACAGAAGAGCAAAGAGAAGGAAACTGGATGGTCCCACTTATAATTCTGAATTCATTACAGGAATTGCCACAAAAGCTTAGTAAACAAGAAAGTGAAAAAGTAAATAACAGCATTGTTAAAtctctttattattattatttaaagcaCTTTTAGGATGCAATTTCAAAGCGTgttttcacaattttttaaaacatttcatctCTCTGGCACAAAGTGCTGGCATGGAAATCTGTCAGTCCTGACAGCTTTGTCCTTTTAATGCAGGTGATGCAGGCCTGGCTCATCTCCTGCTTCTGTAAcaaagaaatttcatttaacTTCGCCATTTGTCCCTTCCACGTGCTCCATGAATCCTTTAACTGAGGATGATGGATCATGGATGAACATGCCCATGAAAATAGATTATTGGCACTGACACAGAGAGGCATCCAAATCATTAAGAACAGCAGCCATTCCAGGGCTCAGCAGATCCCTCAGGAAAGGTTGGTGCCACAATGCAGCCCCAACCCTGAGATCTGGGGTGTGGCAGGAGCACCAGATCCTCTCTCTAAGATGGGATCATCATCTGAACCAAGACTGGAGCCCAACACTTGGTTCACAGACCAGTGCAAGAACACCTTGGATTTGTGTTTCCACCTTTTGAAAGCTATGAAAGAAACACCACAGTGTTCCCTGTCTAAGTCACATTGATTGTGTGGCCACATAGGCCACGTGCTCATCTCTAGGAACACACTCTGCTGTCATTACACTAGAAACCAAAACAATTAGCAGGTTTTTGAGATTTCAATCAGATGTGGTTGCTTCTGAAGGCTAttgatttgaaaaaaatccaggatttGCTCCCAATAACTGTGTCATGACACCTGTACCTCAGCAAAAGCATTTCCTCATTTATCCTCTGTCTTTTGCACGCTTTGTTAAGTTAGAAACTCAAATCAGCACAAAATTCTTGatgagggaaagggagaaatatATTCAGATTTAATCTGGTGATTGCAGCTCATTTGTTGCCAACAGCTCCTTCATCAAGGCCACCAGGTGAATTATTAACCTCTTCCAtccacaaagagaaaaatacctTCAGTCACGAGGaagcaaaaacagaaaaaaaggttcCTTGGTTTATCTGGGTGAACTTGCATTCATGTCCTGTCATGGGAAAGGGACACAGCAAGGGGCACTCTGcagagaaaatgctgctggaggggagaaaggctgggagaaAAGTGTGAGCATGGCAGGGAGAAAAgtgtgagcagggcaggaagaaaagcgtgaacagggcagggagaaaagtgtgagcaaggcagggaggaaagcacaaacagggcagggaggaaagcatgaacagggcagggagaaaagcacaaacagggcagggaggaaagcacaaacagggcagggagaaaagcatgaacagggcagggaggaaagcatgaacagggcagggaggaaagcatgagcagggcagggagacgAGTGCCTGACTCCCCTGGAGCAGATGTGGGGGCCAtcctggtggcagcagtgaCATCCCAGTGTCCTGGCACTTCACTGCTCCTCtgtggctctgcctctgcccagccaCTCACTGCAGCACGTGGTGAGAAAAGACTTTCCTGGGGAGGGGTTCCACCAAAGCAGCCAAAGTTGTCTCAGGGGAGACACTCTCAGAAatgagctccagagcagcagctgcctgccagggtgGAACGGGCAGCAATCctcacaggctgctccagccaaaCCTCATCCATCAGCTCCCTGCTatcagctccagagcccagccaggcactCCTGGCACTCCTCCAGCCCCCGGGGTGCCCCCTGACATTGGTGTGACCAGTAGTTCCAGCAGACCACTGGTTTtgagcagctggggagcaggcacagagcaggtaATGTATGCAGCTTCTGGGCAATTAATTCAGCACATAAATAGAGAAGCAGTCAGCAGgtgcctgctgctgtccctgccagccacCCCTGACTCTGGtgtccaggctctgcagcaggtaAGGGAGGCATTTCTGGCAGCAGGGTGTGGGAAGGGGActcttggctgtgctggggggaaGGATTTTAATTTGGACTTTCTTCCAAGCAAAGGGTAAATGGGGCAAATAAAGCCAAAAAAGGCAACAGAAAGGCTCTGGTAATAatgagaggaaaggaagagaggacAGGTAGAGAGGCACTCGCTGGCAAGGctggaaaacagaggaaatggggtGTGTTGGTAAATGAGGATCAAGGCCAATTCatgttgttttaaaatgtatggaaggaaaaggagccaGAAGCAAAAATTAGTTAAATAAAATGAGAgctaaaacaataaaataaagtcATCCAAGTGTCTCCCCAGTCTCTCACACCTAGGGGacactcccagcagcagcaccacttcACCAAACTTCACAAAGACCCCTGAAACTCAGATCCTTCTGCAAGCAGGGAGGTTCTGTGACAGCTCCTGATCAAGCAGAGCAAACTTTTATTACAGAATACAAATCATCCCCTGTGAACTCCTGCAAAAACAGCACCTTGCTTTACACGATCTCCCTAAAccatattttgtattttgcttttatatcaGACTGCTGGAAGTTTTGAGAGTAAGTAAGAAACCACAGACCCTCCTCTTTGGCCTGTGTACTTTTTAAGAAATGAAGTAATTCCTCAAAGGTATccccaaaaaaaatcaggcaTTAGGAAATTTTCCCAAAGGAGCCCAGAcaggctggaggcagccagGATGCCCTGTTTGCCTCAGACCTGCTGCTTCActcaccccaggagcagccagggagggggACCTGGGcattcccacagctcctgcaccagctccagtcccaggggctgggctggtcATGCTGGTGTTGCTCAAGGCAGAAGGGACCATGCAGATTTGTTTCTTCATTTCAAAATGAATCTGCTGACAGAGGCAAAAGCAaagggctgccaggagcagagggatccTCAGCTGCACCCATCATCACCTCCCTGCTGAAATGGCTCCTTTTGCTCCAAAAAACAGACAGCAGTGGGGCTGTAGCAGGCTTTGAGAAGTACTCCACAgcttgggagggaaaaaaagaaaaaaggaagaacaatAAAGCATGTTATAAACCAAATTCACAATGCTGTTACACCAAGGCAAAGCtaatcttttaaataaaagccaCCAAGCTTTACACATTTAAAGCGGAGAGTGGCTGTTTCCAAATTGCTTTTACTGCTTTCAAATCCTAATTTGGAGCAAGGGCTCAGTGGTCTCTAGTAAGGaggttttcctctgcttttaacAGAAATTCCCATCTGCCTCATGGGTGTGATCCCAAATAAGggcaaatgttaaaataaaggAACCATCCGTCCCTTTAACACAATCAATACAACTGCCAAAAATCAGCATGTATTTAATAAATGCAATGTAGATTGCTTTATTTGACCTTCTgttcacaaaataattttattatatgtATGAAAGCAGCATACAGGCaataaaattatgaaaacattCACAATACATAAATACACAGACCTGATGCAGGATGTATATAATTTgttagactttaaggtttttttttcctctcagttctCTTTTCCTGACAACACATTTGTTTTGATATATGTTATGAAAAAGTTGCTCAAAGGGTATTTTCTCCcatttagaaaagaaatggattCCTTTGAATGCTGCTGAATATTAACACCCAGTGTTCCTGTTGCTAATGCTCACTGATTGCTTTTGGCATTacagagggaaagcagcagggaaggacagtgGCAAAGTAGcaggattttttaattaaacattgGCAACTTTTTTGGAGTTCACAGGAGGATTTCGAGATGGAGGCTGCAGTTCCAGCCGTATTTAGAAATGCTTTAATCCAAAATGGTATTGAGGCCACAATTCCTTTATTGACTGGAGTATTGACATGGCAATCACTAAACTGTGATgtcctcccagctcccagggtaAAGCACCAGGGACCTCAGGTTTTAACTCTGACTGTGACAGAGGAGCAGACAGGCAGCAGGGTCCAGGTGGTCCTGCAGGATAACCAGATTTTGTTATCCTTCCTGCCATTATAACCCAGTGTGTTTGTTCAGAAAAGATATCCAAGACTTGAAATAAGAAAAGTCTGAGAAAGCTGTTTATCTTACATAAATACAAAACACTATATACTAAGAATTGTTATCTAAGAAGCTTTCCTTCCCAAATTGGATTCTTCTTAAGGTTGTAGTCATATTTAAGGTATTTACAGATCCACAAACTTGACATTCTAGCAAAGTCTCTGTAACatgaaactttttaaaaataaatagcagcaatttcttttatttctataagggaagaaaattcgCAACTCAGTCAACTCTGGTCCTATCTTTTGAAAGAAAtccacttaaaaataaaaaagcccacAAGCAAACCAACTCCACACAGCATCAGTTCTGTTGATTCCTTCATTTCTTGCTGAGCTCCTTAACTCTCCTCCATTCCCCTCACCAGCTCTCCAGACTATCAGAGCTTGTAATAAAGTGCTGACTGGTTGACTGGTCAAAATGCAGTTATGACACTTCAAAAATATCCCATTATTTAAACATCTTAAATAACATAAATAAAGCTAGATCTGTTATAACATATGAAAAATATcaatttaaaacaataaataaataaaaccagtatCAACATATTACCTcccaaagctttaaaaataaccatTCTCATTATAAGGCTCAATTATttgtcagaaataattttaagaagGCATCTACCTACCTTTACAATCCCTCAGTCATTAATTAGGACCTGTTAACACCCACTATCACAAGACAAAGCAATCTTTTAACTTCTAGTAAACATTAATCTTTAAATACTCAACATTTATCTTTTGCCTCACTTTTACCTAGAAATTGGTTTCTCTGTACAGAGAAGAAGCAACATTTTCTTTGTAACTGCACTGTATCTAAATTTGTAGATTTTCCTCAGGGTGAACAGTACAGTTTaacatccttttttttaaccaaTTTCCAGtatctttttctgtttattgttTGAAATGTTAAATCTGCTCTGAATGCCAGGAAAATTGATTCTGGGCTTGGTGTAAATGtgcatttttcccccttagAGCTTAGGTTCTTACCAAAAGAATCTcgtatatctttttttttccccaaaaaagaTTATTACAATATACACCATTAGGTCTTGCTGAGTAAACCTTACTGTTCAGGTTTTATGCTGCCCATTCTGTGTAATGGGATTGATCTTTTCCAAAGAAACATCAGCTTCATAATCCAAGATACCCGACAGTGCTGGAGACATTTTCTCCAAGGTCTTTGACAGTTCACcctcctcatcttccttttTAAGAGGTTCTTCTTCCGGGCAGATAATGGAGTGTGGAATCAGATAAACCAGGTTAGACTCTTTGGGGCTGGACCCTTTGGGCTCGTGTTGGCTGGAAAAAACCACGGCCCCGTTGTTGTTAATGCTGACAGTCTCGATGGCATTGCCAGCCAGGGGGCAGAGCCTGTAGCAGCCCAGCAAGGTGGAGAATGCCTTGCGGAAATCAGCATTGAAGGCATAAATGATGGGGTTGAGGGAAGAATTGGCCCATCCAAACCATATAAAAACATCAAAGGTGGTGGAATTAATGCAGAAAGCCTCTGCTCCCTTGGAGGGCTGGGTGGGCTCGCAGAAGGGAATCATGCAGTTCAACACAAAAAATGGCAACCAGCAGCACACAAACACCCCCATGATCACAGAGAGGGTCTTTAACACCTTTGTTTCCCTCTTGAAGGACATTTTGAAGTTGCTCTCTGGCTGCTGGCAGTCCATGCTGCTCCTGTTGCCACCTGGGTTCTGGCAGTTCTTGGCAtgcactgctgctctctccagAGCCGAGATGCGCCGGATTTGCTTCTGAGCAATCCGGTATATCCTGGTATAGGTGACTATCATGATGGCCACGGGGATGTAGAAGCTAATTAGAGAAGAGGAGATGGCATACATCCTGTTTAGGCTAGAATCACAGTTGTCCATGCTTACGCCTTCTAAGCTGGCATTGAAGTCCAAAAAGCTCGTGGTTGTAGCCTTGTGCCAGTTCAGTTGCACTGGGATGAAGGAGATCAGCACGGACAAAGTCCACGCCACGCTGATCATGATGAAGGCTGCCTTGGGGGTCATCTTCCTCTCGTACCTAAACGGGCTGGAGATGGCCCAGTATCTGTCCACACTAATGACACAGAGGTTTAAGATGGAGGCTGTTGAGCACATAATATCAAAGGCcacccagatgttgcaaaatgAACCAAAAGGCCAGAAACCGGCGATCTCAGCCACAGCTTTCCAAGGCATGACCAAAACTGCCACTAAGAGATCTGACACGGCCAAGGAGATGACAAAGAAGTTGGTGACCTTGGACCTGAGGTGGCGAAAGCGAATGACAGCTGCGCAGACCAGCGTGTTCCCCAGCAGCGTGGAGAGGATCAGGAGCGAGAGGAAGCAGCCCGTGAGGATCCGAAAGGAAGAGGAGTCCCTTTCCACCAGCAACCCTTCCCCGTCCATAGTGGTGTCGTTCCAAGTCATAGCTTCTCCTGAGGGAAAATCATAGCATGATTTTCATGACGACATCAACTCCTCTCCTTGCAGAGATCACAGAGATCAGACGGCCATTAATTACTCATCACCAAACAGAGCAAAGGTCTTTTCCTACAGTCCCTTTGCCCCCAGACAGACCTAACCCTCTTTGAATCATCCTGAACAACATCCTGAAAGCTCTGTGGGCAGGAACTGAAAATGCACAAACACAGTCCACCCTACAAACAGAGGGTTTTCAGCAATCCCTTCAGAAACACACTGCACCACCCCTGCATGGAGTAGCCTAACTCAGACAGCTCACCTGTAAATGTTCTGCTGCCGTCCTCTGCAAACACACCCCACACACGGCAAAGCAATCACTTTTCCATGCTTGCATCTATTCCCACTTAAATAGACTATTGATCGAGTGTTTCCAGTGCCCACTGCACCAGCCCTTCATATTTACTGAGGCGTATCAGACAAGATGCCTTTTCTCTAGTTCCCTAAATGTCTCACTGATGAAACACTCCATCCTTCCTCCTCGCTACATTCCTGTTACAAAATGCACTGATTCTTGGCAGTATCAGAAAGCAAATCTTCACTTTGTTTCAAACTGTTTTACATTTCcaagacaaaataaataaacatacaGTAGGTGTGTTTTAAAGGTTTTCAGCAAGAAGTAGCTCAGGTAATTTAGTTTGACTTAAACAAGAAATGCTGGCTCCTACCTTTCACCTCTGATTCCCTGTTTGCTCTGGGACGCAGGGCCGTCTCTCCTCCTCTTTTAGTTTTGGAATTGCATAGCAAATCTTATATACAAAACCAACACAGGAACACTGCATTGCATCGTGtatgtgggttgttttttttttccc
This genomic interval carries:
- the DRD1 gene encoding D(1A) dopamine receptor, whose translation is MTWNDTTMDGEGLLVERDSSSFRILTGCFLSLLILSTLLGNTLVCAAVIRFRHLRSKVTNFFVISLAVSDLLVAVLVMPWKAVAEIAGFWPFGSFCNIWVAFDIMCSTASILNLCVISVDRYWAISSPFRYERKMTPKAAFIMISVAWTLSVLISFIPVQLNWHKATTTSFLDFNASLEGVSMDNCDSSLNRMYAISSSLISFYIPVAIMIVTYTRIYRIAQKQIRRISALERAAVHAKNCQNPGGNRSSMDCQQPESNFKMSFKRETKVLKTLSVIMGVFVCCWLPFFVLNCMIPFCEPTQPSKGAEAFCINSTTFDVFIWFGWANSSLNPIIYAFNADFRKAFSTLLGCYRLCPLAGNAIETVSINNNGAVVFSSQHEPKGSSPKESNLVYLIPHSIICPEEEPLKKEDEEGELSKTLEKMSPALSGILDYEADVSLEKINPITQNGQHKT